TATAGTTCTGGAAGTTGCCCATTACTCATATGCAGCCAGTTCCATATAGATTCTACACTAAAAGACGCATAACGAAGCGCTGCATCAAACGATTGAAATTGATTTCCACCCTAAGCTTTTTCCGCAGGCTTTATTCCTCTACACTCTATCTCGAATTCTTCCCCCGGGCCTTCTCTACATTCTTTCAATATGTAATCTCCATTACATTCCCTACAAtacaaactgaaaaaaaaagaaaaaagaaaaaaaaaagacgccACCACTGTGATCTCCAATCCCATCCGCACCTCAGTTCTATCGCACCCGATCAATCAACAGACCCCACGCCAACCGCATTCCTATGAAATTCGCACTCCGTCACACGGATGGATTACGCAGCAATCGAAAAAACGAAATCAAGCCCTATAAAGCAGCGCCGCGTCGTAACGGAAAACCAAACGAACTATCGCGACTTCGCCGGAATTTTCCCACACGATCGACTCTCCGCGCATCGGTTCCGAGATCTCAACAGGCTCGCCGTCGAGATCGAGCCGCGAAGGAGCCGTATCCGCACGCGCACGACGCGACACAACGCAACGCACGCACGCACCTTCGACGGAGACAGTGTGGAAGATTCCGGAATAGACGGCGCCGTTCGTGACGTGGACGTCGACGGGGAGGCCGACGATGCACACGGCAGCGAGCAGCAGCGATTCGCCGAGCGACGCCCCGTCGCGCCCGTCCCGCGACGGCTCTCCGATCCTGCGCCCCATCGCTTTCGCTCTGCGCTTTTCGCTCTTTCCCGATGCGGGATCGCTGTTCGTTGTATGATGTAACAGTCGCAGCGGCGGGCGAGTGAaggagagagcgagagaaaTGGTCGAGAGCTTCTTCGTGTCGGTTCGGTCGGTGTCTGCTGGTCGTGCGATTTGTCCGTAGGAGGTGGCAGTGATGCTCGACATTTCCTAGGATGGGCTAATTATTTGGGTCAAGGCCACGGTCGGccgtattttttttattttttttttatagagaagaaaaaaagttagtcGAATACGGAAAATTGAGGTCGTTAATTTACTCTCTCTATTTTATcatctaataaaatattaactaaattttagaattagggAAAATAAGATAACTTAGTGTTCAATTGTTTATCAATTCCATATTTAGAAATTAGTCGCCGATACGATTTTCTTCCGAAACTAATGTTGCATTTTAAACTCAAAGTAAGAACTCAATGGTCTTCAGATAtctttttaagtaaataaataagtaTAGACTAACAAGatcaattattttaatgatgattttgtGAAAGACTAGTTGTTTTGCGAAGTTGGTCCCAATCATAGTGCCCGAAATTATCTTGTGTTGATGAACATAATCTTAGGAATGTGGCAAAACTAGTGAGCCAGTCACTCCTTAGTTTCTAAATAAACCCCTAAAATGGCAAGTCCTAGGTTGCATTTAGAAGCCCTATCAATATTCAGAATAAACCACTGTGAAGGTGGGAATCCCATCTAATCAAAATCGGGGGAGTGTATAATCCAATTAACATCGAGTTATTCTTAAACGAAACcttgatgatttcctttgcGTATGATCATTAGTTGTACTGGATTTAAAGGGAAATGAATAGGAAGTAATTTGTTTTTCCATTATAAAACAAACCACACActtaatcaaaaaaattgtgCTCCAGTGgcaatgaaaattcaatcgTCCTTTACCAGCAAGATTAGAATTCAACTGTTGAGACAAATTCATTAAGAAGAATTCTCCCAAAAATTGTTATAGCATAAACTCAATCTATATTTGTGGTACACTTGTATACTCTTgtcaaaatgagtcataaactCACTTTTTAACCATACGTGATGGGTTGAGTTGTTATATGAGTTAGTTATATTCAATAACGGGttataaatgggtttaaaatGGCAAATCCCAAAAATATGTATgttaaataagtcataaattttgaaaagaaaagaattataatGGGTTTATAATTTACTTAGATCCAACCCTCTATgactctcttttcattttctttcgcCCTTACTTGATTTTGCCCTCACTCACTCTACATTTTTACCTTAGTTTGAATATGAGTTATCCTAGATTAGGCTATTTATGTAAGTGTTTTAGTATTGTGGGTTGGGTCATATATGTGTCTAGTATGCGTTGGGTGGTTATGAGTTATTAGATTTGCATTGcatgaaaatgggtcaaaataGGTTAAATAGATATATTTAAGTTAGACCATTTTCGATCAATCTCAAACTTGACTTAACCCACCCGTTTGATGGGTTTGCTAGTGGACAATTGAACAATCTCTTGAAACATGTAATGTTCTTTCCATGAACTTCGATTTTTAAATGTTCAAGTTCCTCCATTAACTTCGATTTTGACCTAATAGATTCTGGCTCTTCGAACGGATTTGAGGAAAAGCAGAATTGATTAGCAAAACCTGTGTGTTTTGGAGGGAGCAGCTTGGCTTTGGCTTTAACCAATTGTGAAATGAAATAAAGTTCTAATAGTCCATGGAAGAACATATTTACCTAAATTAAGATTAAGATGTTAATGAATCGAATCAATCATAATTATGAATCAAAGGGGCCTAATATCAGGATACGTAGGTTCTATACGATACAAAATTTGCGAGAGCTTCTAACCCTTAGACTCGGGTCATGGAAATTTGGTCTGTTAGCCTTTCCCACCGATTTATCCAAAGAATCAAAACTATATAGAACGCAAATTGAACAAGAATTTCAACCTCCAATAATagtaaaaaacaagaaaattcatGATCAGGTTCATATCTTTTATTGCAATATCATAGTAACATGGTATAGCCAAATGCACAAATATATAATCTAAAATTATCAAGACACCTGCCAACGAATCTCACAAACATCTTACTTTCCAAAATTGATCATCACATAGTTCATTTTAAGTCTTTAACATATTAATTTGCAAATTTAGACATTATCTCTATtaaaatcagaatttttttaatcagaGAAGGTAGTTGTTTAGTTATCTGTAGGATCGAGGAGGGAATGTGGCATTGCTAATAGAGGGGATAACGGGGGTATTTACGAGGAAAGTTCccttgtttcctcttgtttTCTAGAGGTATCAAGGAAGTTCCTAATGACtaaaatatttatgagaaaaatcacataaataattttggaatttggGTAAATATTCAACATcgtttctgaatttttgatttatttaatgcgattcataaattttaatcaaatattCAACGTGgcctttgaattttaattttttttatataatatagggattatattgaatatttactaTTTGTTCAAGAACCATAATAAGTAAAGTAAAAATTTAGgacgacattgcatattgaacaaaaattcatagatTATATTATACAAATAAAAAGTGCATATTTAATCAAGATTTATGGATCATTTGTACTATTATTCTTTATTTCTATAGCCGAATTTTTTCATATGAAATTAGATCTAGTAAGCGTGGCGATGACCTACTTTAGTGTTAAAGGCAAACGAGAACTTAATCAACATCCTATACTTTGATCTCACTTAATCCGAAAATCTATATGgaaattttaagttgtgccaagcTCGCCCATTGATAAAAGGGCCTAATGTAATGATCGAGTCCACTAATGATATAATTTCTACACAGACAATATTCAATGCGTTTTAAAATTGGACGAATTGAGCCTTTTCATTTTAGGACATCAACCGAGTCGGCTCATTTTCCCCTTCGGACCTCTCGGGCCGGGCCGGTCGCCTCGGTTCATCCACatttccgccgccgccgcacatGATCAGATCGATTCAGACGTCGTGCCCTTTTCTCGAATCCACGTCATCAAACCGTCGTCAGGGCGCGAAGGATCTAGTCACTTTTAAATCCACAGGCGGCGCCGAACGGAAGGGCAGAAACGTAAATTCCGCACGTACTTCCCCCGTCCTCTTGCCTCCTCCTAAAACATCGCACCGCCcaacaaaaaccctaaaccccctCCATAGCCATCCCTCGCTAACCTCCGAGAAATCACCGCAATCTCCATCGGAAGGCCGCCGGAGACTCGCCGCCGATGAAGCCACCCAAGTCGAAGCAGTCCCGCAAGCAGAGGCGCCTCTCGGAGGTCCAGGAGATCGAGCTCCTGGACGCGTGGATCGAGTCCCGCAAGCCCGATTCCGGCTCCAATCCCCTGTcgctccctccgccgccgccgcccccgccctTCGAGCAGGACGCCGCCTCGCTCCCTCCCTACGCCGGGTCCGCGAGGTTCGACCAGCTCCCGATATCGAGCAGGACGAAGGACGGCCTGCGCGACGCCAAGTTCGTGAAGATGACCGATGTTCAGAGGGCGTCGCTGCCTCACTCGCTCTGCGGGAGAGACGTTCTCGGCGCGGCGAAGACCGGGTCGGGGAAGACTCTGGCTTTTCTCATTCCGGTTAGTGCGTGTTATTTCGAATGATGGATTGACTCGTTTTTTTAACGTAAGAATGTGCAGAATTGGGCTTTCCCTTTTCCTATGTTTCTGTCGAAATTTGAAGttctttcttttgagagaaTTGCTGATTTTGTTCTCTTTGTCCCTTTATGACATTTTCACTGCCTGCGTGAGGAGACTTTTTAGACTGAACCATGTAGCTTGTCTCAGGTATTGGAGAAATTGTACAGAGAACGATGGGGTCCTGAGGACGGGGTAGGAAGCATCATAATATCTCCGACAAGGGAATTAGCTGGTCAGCTTTTTGATGTGTTGAAAGTTGTTGGGAAGTACCATGGCTTCAGTGCCGGTCTTCTCATCGGTGGCCGCAAGGATGTCGACCTTGAAAAGCAGAGTGTAAACGACCTTAACGTATTGGTCTGTACTCCTGGTCGGCTTCTTCAGCATATGGACGAGACCCTGAACTTTGATTGCTCACAGCTTAAGGTCGATGGGattttttattagtaattttcaATGCTGATGTATAGTTGCTGATTTGAGTTAAAATTTCTGGCCAGGGAACAGGTCTTGGTCCTTGATGAGGCAGATCGTATTCTTGATGTTGGATTTAAGAAGACTCTAAATGCAATTATTTCGCAGCTGCCTAAACATAGACAAACCATGCTCTTTTCTGCAACCCAGACAAAGTCAGTCCAGGATCTTGCAAGGCTTAGTTTGAAGGACCCTGAGTATATAAGTGTGCACGAGGAGTCTGTGACGGCGACTCCAAGCCGCTTGCAGCAAACTGCCATGACTGTTCCGCTTGAGCAGAAGCTGGACATGTTGTGGAGCTTTATTAGGACACACCTCAAATCCCGGACTCTCGTGTTTCTCTCTAGTTGCAAGCAGGTATTTTAGAACCTTTGAGCTTTCTTCACTGAGCCTTGCCATTTTAATTTGCCTTGCCTTAATAGAATGAGTAGATAATTTGGCTTTGTTTGTGAATACTTAAAATTGTGTAATTCTGTTAGATGGTTTGTGTTAACTGACATTTTCTGTTTGTGTTATTAGCATTGTTTTAGGCTTTTGTTGACTTATATTTGTTTGGTGATTAGTTGAATTTGTTGGCTAAAGTCTGTGGCTGAATTGTTTGATATTTTCTCCCCAAAACTTCTTAGTTTGTTATGCACatctgttgaagaaaaaattgttATATGCTGGTGTATTTTCTAAGCACCACTCTTGCAAATGTTTAATTGCTAGCGTGGACCATTTACAACGTGAGCTGGTTTAACCTCAAAAAGGGAATATTTTTTGACCAAACAAATGGGAGGCTTAGATTCCAACTTTAGAGATAAACAAATCACCCGGGAGTCTGGTCCCATTTTTTCTATAGAGATTGCTGGTATCAACAATCAAATTTCACGTTTTCGGGGTAATTATTTGCTTCAAGATAGCTTGATTTAGTTGTATTTGCTTGGTCAAATGCTTAGCTCAACTCTTCATGATCACTATTAGAATATTTCTACCTCTTATTCTGGTTGATTtagcatttcaatttttcattcactCTCGTGTTTGGGTTGATTCTTTTGTTCATATATAACTCTACCCCTAAATTGCAATCTTCCAGGTGAAATTTGTCTATGAAGCATTTAAGAAACTTCGTCCAGGAATTCCCTTGAAATGTCTTCATGGAAGGATGAAGCAGGAGAGAAGGATGGGAATATATTCTGAATTTTGTGAGAAGAGGTCTGTTCTTTTTTCAACTGACGTGGCTTCTAGAGGTCTTGATTTCAATAAGGCAGTGGACTGGGTTGTTCAGGTGATTCTTTTTTTCACTATGCTTTAGGTGGATTCTATGATCAGATTGTCATCATAGTTGTTCTCGGGAAGGCACAATCTGTTCCCTTTTATAAGGTGTTAGATGCTTTTGAACTTGTAGGTTGATTGTCCAGAAGATGTTGCATCTTACATTCATCGAGTCGGTCGCACAGCTCGATATTTGTCTGGAGGAAGGTCAGTTTTGTTTCTGATGCCATCAGAAATGAAAATGcttgaaaaattgaaagctGCCAAAATTCctttggaacttgttaaggtaATGCATTCTCTCTGGACCTTTTTGCCTTTTGGCTTATGGTTGAGCTTAGCTCACTAGTCATCTATACAGTTGCTCATGTGGTACTTTGTTGGTGCACTTCGTTGATTATCATGTGGTATTGGCACCTCAGATGCTGACATGGCTTTGATTCGGTCTGATTCCAGGCAAATGACAAAAGGTTTCAACCAGTTTCCGGCTTGTTGTCTGCCTTGCTTGTCAAGTATCCCAATATTCAATATCTTGCACAAAGGGCCTTCATCACATATTTACGGTCGATCCATATACAGAAAGATAAAGAGATCTTTGATGTGATGAAACTCCCTGTTGATGACTTCTCAGCATCATTTGGTCTACCGATGACTCCGAAGATTCGTTTCCTAAACCAGAAAAATAAGTCCAAGATAGTCTTAGAAGAATCTTTACCACTTGAACCAGAGAATGCTGTGGGCAAAAGTGAATTGAAGGTCTCAACAAAGAGTCTGATGGTGAATGACTCTAAACAAGATGAAGAGAACAATTTACTTTTGACtgatgatgatgtggatgaggCTCAGCCagatgatgatgtggatgaggCTCAGCCagatgatgatgtggatgaggCTCAGCCagatgatgatgtggatgaggCTCAGCCAAAAGTTAATGAACTTGAAGATGTAatgtatgtttttcttttcatattagaAAATTGTTATCCGAAGATAGCTTATGCACTCTTCAGTGTGGGCATATTCATAGTTTAGACATCATCCTTATTGAAATGATCAGAATGCAATTATGCACAGAAGTAGGCtacaaaaagattgaagaaagaGCTAAAAATTGAAATCCGCACGTTCTTTCTTAGGTAGAATTATATGTTGC
The window above is part of the Eucalyptus grandis isolate ANBG69807.140 chromosome 6, ASM1654582v1, whole genome shotgun sequence genome. Proteins encoded here:
- the LOC104448246 gene encoding DEAD-box ATP-dependent RNA helicase 32 isoform X2, whose translation is MKPPKSKQSRKQRRLSEVQEIELLDAWIESRKPDSGSNPLSLPPPPPPPPFEQDAASLPPYAGSARFDQLPISSRTKDGLRDAKFVKMTDVQRASLPHSLCGRDVLGAAKTGSGKTLAFLIPVLEKLYRERWGPEDGVGSIIISPTRELAGQLFDVLKVVGKYHGFSAGLLIGGRKDVDLEKQSVNDLNVLVCTPGRLLQHMDETLNFDCSQLKVLVLDEADRILDVGFKKTLNAIISQLPKHRQTMLFSATQTKSVQDLARLSLKDPEYISVHEESVTATPSRLQQTAMTVPLEQKLDMLWSFIRTHLKSRTLVFLSSCKQVKFVYEAFKKLRPGIPLKCLHGRMKQERRMGIYSEFCEKRSVLFSTDVASRGLDFNKAVDWVVQVDCPEDVASYIHRVGRTARYLSGGRSVLFLMPSEMKMLEKLKAAKIPLELVKANDKRFQPVSGLLSALLVKYPNIQYLAQRAFITYLRSIHIQKDKEIFDVMKLPVDDFSASFGLPMTPKIRFLNQKNKSKIVLEESLPLEPENAVGKSELKVSTKSLMVNDSKQDEENNLLLTDDDVDEAQPDDDVDEAQPKVNELEDVIPATRVLKKKKLKINVNRPVGSRVVFDDEGNTLPPLARIAEMLSSDGALLLDKGKKDEYYKRMREEMKLVDKEDKLLERQRRRERRLKQKMKLKEGKGKDDDDEGESELSESDGEAMENRKRKKSKIYFDSDDDGGTQKETNDKINQKSDAISLAEQEALALKLLSSMHS
- the LOC104448246 gene encoding DEAD-box ATP-dependent RNA helicase 32 isoform X1; this encodes MKPPKSKQSRKQRRLSEVQEIELLDAWIESRKPDSGSNPLSLPPPPPPPPFEQDAASLPPYAGSARFDQLPISSRTKDGLRDAKFVKMTDVQRASLPHSLCGRDVLGAAKTGSGKTLAFLIPVLEKLYRERWGPEDGVGSIIISPTRELAGQLFDVLKVVGKYHGFSAGLLIGGRKDVDLEKQSVNDLNVLVCTPGRLLQHMDETLNFDCSQLKVLVLDEADRILDVGFKKTLNAIISQLPKHRQTMLFSATQTKSVQDLARLSLKDPEYISVHEESVTATPSRLQQTAMTVPLEQKLDMLWSFIRTHLKSRTLVFLSSCKQVKFVYEAFKKLRPGIPLKCLHGRMKQERRMGIYSEFCEKRSVLFSTDVASRGLDFNKAVDWVVQVDCPEDVASYIHRVGRTARYLSGGRSVLFLMPSEMKMLEKLKAAKIPLELVKANDKRFQPVSGLLSALLVKYPNIQYLAQRAFITYLRSIHIQKDKEIFDVMKLPVDDFSASFGLPMTPKIRFLNQKNKSKIVLEESLPLEPENAVGKSELKVSTKSLMVNDSKQDEENNLLLTDDDVDEAQPDDDVDEAQPDDDVDEAQPDDDVDEAQPKVNELEDVIPATRVLKKKKLKINVNRPVGSRVVFDDEGNTLPPLARIAEMLSSDGALLLDKGKKDEYYKRMREEMKLVDKEDKLLERQRRRERRLKQKMKLKEGKGKDDDDEGESELSESDGEAMENRKRKKSKIYFDSDDDGGTQKETNDKINQKSDAISLAEQEALALKLLSSMHS